A segment of the Armatimonadota bacterium genome:
CTCCGGCGGATGCACAGCTTGTACCCCCGGAGGTCGACTTCCACAGGATCTCCCAACGGGGCGACTTTTGTCACCGTGAAGACCGTGCCAGGAATGAGTCCGAGTTCCAGTAACCTTGGGCAAAGGTCTTCCTCATCCGATATTTGGATAACTCGGGCCTTCATCCCCTGCCGCAATTGGCTTGCCTTCAGAACCTTTTCCGTCATTTCCTGCTGTCCATGAATCTTACACGGCAAGTACAGATTGACACGGGGCCGACCTGTCCCATTGGCAACGCCGTGCCCTTCCCTTACCGCTTATCGACGAA
Coding sequences within it:
- a CDS encoding FeoA domain-containing protein, translating into MTEKVLKASQLRQGMKARVIQISDEEDLCPRLLELGLIPGTVFTVTKVAPLGDPVEVDLRGYKLCIRRSEVGCLRFVQVD